In Sulfuracidifex metallicus DSM 6482 = JCM 9184, a single window of DNA contains:
- the proC gene encoding pyrroline-5-carboxylate reductase, translating into MKIAIIGAGNIGSSLALGIRGKYQVVVTAKSEKTVSILRERGFQVMKNRDAVSWADVVVLSVKPFQLRDVLRETYDLMSEKTLISVIAGVRIESLKRITGSKRVFRAMPNLGISIKKSVTALSGDEIEENVEEIFSMVGKTFWIDERSFDAWTALVGSGPGILAELIDGLMLGGVKAGLKPSVSLSALLDTLEVTLELLRKESPSSLRDKVATPGGTTIEAIYTMEYEKVKGGLIKAIYDASRRSKEISEELEMSLQH; encoded by the coding sequence ATGAAAATTGCAATCATAGGAGCGGGAAACATAGGATCTTCTCTAGCGCTTGGGATCAGGGGAAAATATCAAGTTGTAGTCACCGCTAAGTCAGAGAAGACCGTTTCTATATTGAGAGAAAGAGGTTTTCAAGTAATGAAGAACAGAGACGCAGTATCGTGGGCTGACGTAGTAGTCTTGAGCGTGAAGCCCTTTCAACTGAGGGATGTCTTAAGGGAAACGTATGATTTGATGAGCGAAAAAACTCTCATCTCTGTAATTGCTGGAGTGAGGATCGAATCGTTAAAGAGGATAACCGGTTCCAAGCGTGTGTTTAGGGCTATGCCTAACTTGGGCATATCAATAAAGAAATCCGTTACTGCCCTCTCTGGCGACGAAATAGAGGAAAATGTAGAGGAAATTTTCTCCATGGTTGGAAAGACTTTCTGGATTGATGAAAGATCATTTGATGCATGGACCGCACTTGTTGGTAGCGGTCCCGGAATTTTGGCTGAATTGATTGACGGTTTAATGTTGGGAGGAGTTAAAGCTGGGCTAAAACCTTCAGTTTCCCTTTCCGCATTATTGGACACGCTAGAAGTTACCCTTGAGTTGTTGAGGAAAGAAAGTCCCTCAAGCCTAAGAGATAAGGTAGCTACTCCAGGGGGAACCACAATTGAAGCCATATACACGATGGAGTACGAGAAGGTTAAGGGAGGTCTAATTAAGGCTATATATGATGCGTCAAGACGCTCTAAGGAGATTTCCGAGGAGTTAGAGATGTCTCTACAACACTAA